The sequence TTTGGGGTCCTTCCAGCTTCCCACCCTTCAGCCTGTGGTGCAGACGGCGTCCGATGGCACCCCCCAGATCTTCTCCGGTGGGGCGGACCTCATCGGCCTTCAGCCACCTGCCGTCCTCACCCATCAGGCCTTGGTGCAACAGTCGGTGGGAGCCGACGTGGTCAACAAGGCCATCAGCGTCCAACCCTTCCTCCAGCAGGTGGGCTTGGGCAACGTCACCATCCAGCCCATCTCCAACCTCCAGGGTTTGCCCAACGGGAGCCCCAGCGGGACCTTGGGGATCGGGCCCATCCAGGTGGTGGGGCAACAAGTGATGGCCATCAACCAGTCGGGGCAGCAGATCATCGCCAAGCAGGTGCAGCCCTCCCAGGTGGCCACCATGCCCGTGGGCAGCTACATCACCCAGACGGCGCCCGAGCAGCAGCAGGTCACCTTGGCTTCCACGGGGGTCTCTCCTCAAAGTGCCGGGCTGGTCATCCAGAAGAACTTGCCCACGGTGGCCACCACCACGCTCAACGGCAACTCCATGTTCGGCAGCGTGGCCGGGACTCAAGGTTCCCAACCCCTCACCGTCACCTCCAACTTGAGCAGCCCTTTGGTCCAGGCCCAAAACGTCATCATCCACCGCACGCCCAcccccatccaacccaaacccgCCGGCGTCCTCCAGCAGAAGCTCTACCAGATcacccccaaacccttctcctccAACAACACCACCCTCACCATCCAGAACGAAGCCGCCCTCCAGCAGCAGAAGGCCCAGCAGAACCTCACCTTCATGGCCGGCAAACCCGGCCAGAACGTGGTCCTCTCGGGCTTCCCCCAAGGGCTACCGGCCAACGTCTTCAagcagccgccgccgcagcagcagGCCCTCAACAAGCCCATGAGCGTCCACCTGCTCAACCAGGGCAGCAGCATCGTCATCCCGGCCCAGCACGTCCCCCAGGCCATGCTCCAAGGCCAAAACCAGTTCCTCCTCCCCGGGCAACTGGCCGGCACCTCCGCCgtccagctcccccagcagctcTCGGCCTTGCAGGCCAACATGGGGGGTCAGATCTTGACCACCTCCCACCCCGCTGGCCAAGCCCACATCATAACTAGCCAAGGGCCGGGCGGGCAGTTGATAACCAACCAAGCCTTGCCGGCCCAGATCCTCACCAACCAGAACATCGCCGGCCAGTTGAACCTGGGCCAGGTCCTCACCTCCCAGAACGCCCACGGCACCGCCCACATCCTCTCGGCTCCCATCCAGCTCCAACCCGGCCAAGTTGGGCAACCGGCTCTTTTCCAGATGCCCGTTTCGCTGGCCGGCAGCTTGACCACCCAAAGCCAACCTTCCGTAGCCGCTTCCTTGGGCCAAACCGGCCAAACGGTCATCCAGGGGGTGACGTTGCCCAACCAGGTGGCCATGCTCAACGCCACCGAGAACCTGGGCCAGGCCGTCAGCATCCAGGCCTCGGCCACCACCAGTAGCCAAAGCCCCGGCCTCGTCCAGCCCCAGCCCACCTCGGGGGGCAACCTCTTGCCCAGTACGGACCAGTCCTCCATCCTCACCGTCCAAACCGCCTCCCAGCAGCCCGCCCCGCTCCAGCTCAacgtcccaccacccccaccgcctccctcccagcagccgggGACTTCCCAGCCCAGTCCCAGTTTGGCTTCCAGCCCGGAGAAGATCATCCTGGGGCAAGCGGCGGCCACCGGAGCCGTCATCAACCAGGACTCCATGCAGATGTTCCTCCAGCAGGTGAGCAGAGCCCCATCGGGTGGTGACCACCGTCTTATCAGCCCCCTCTGGTGGTGGCCACCGACTTTGCAGCCCCATCGAGTGGTGGCCACAATCGTTGCAGTGCCCTCGGGTGGTGGCCACCGACTTTGCAGCCGCCTCGGGTGGTGGCCACCATCTTATCAGCCCCATCAGGTGTTGGCCACCAACTTTGCAGCCATATCGGGTGGTGGCCACCATCTTATCAGCCCCCTCGGGTGGTGGCCACCGTCATTGCAGCCCCCTCGGGTGTTGGCCACCGACTTTGCAGCTCCGTCGAGTGGTGGCCACCGTCTTATCAGCCCCCTCGGGTGGTGGCCACAA comes from Numenius arquata unplaced genomic scaffold, bNumArq3.hap1.1 HAP1_SCAFFOLD_1363, whole genome shotgun sequence and encodes:
- the LOC141478900 gene encoding BRD4-interacting chromatin-remodeling complex-associated protein-like; protein product: MDDEDGRCLLDVICDPQALNDFLHGSEKIDSDDLLDNTGDAASAFFEGAGLHVQEASGNHLSTEQSQPPASVDLDFLEDDILGSPSGGGTNLQNSDQPCDILQQSLQEANITEQTLEAEAELDLGSFQLPTLQPVVQTASDGTPQIFSGGADLIGLQPPAVLTHQALVQQSVGADVVNKAISVQPFLQQVGLGNVTIQPISNLQGLPNGSPSGTLGIGPIQVVGQQVMAINQSGQQIIAKQVQPSQVATMPVGSYITQTAPEQQQVTLASTGVSPQSAGLVIQKNLPTVATTTLNGNSMFGSVAGTQGSQPLTVTSNLSSPLVQAQNVIIHRTPTPIQPKPAGVLQQKLYQITPKPFSSNNTTLTIQNEAALQQQKAQQNLTFMAGKPGQNVVLSGFPQGLPANVFKQPPPQQQALNKPMSVHLLNQGSSIVIPAQHVPQAMLQGQNQFLLPGQLAGTSAVQLPQQLSALQANMGGQILTTSHPAGQAHIITSQGPGGQLITNQALPAQILTNQNIAGQLNLGQVLTSQNAHGTAHILSAPIQLQPGQVGQPALFQMPVSLAGSLTTQSQPSVAASLGQTGQTVIQGVTLPNQVAMLNATENLGQAVSIQASATTSSQSPGLVQPQPTSGGNLLPSTDQSSILTVQTASQQPAPLQLNVPPPPPPPSQQPGTSQPSPSLASSPEKIILGQAAATGAVINQDSMQMFLQQ